One region of Juglans microcarpa x Juglans regia isolate MS1-56 chromosome 7S, Jm3101_v1.0, whole genome shotgun sequence genomic DNA includes:
- the LOC121241232 gene encoding uncharacterized protein LOC121241232 isoform X1, translated as MHYIKSDKDRERIKGLLRSGELRSMSVFGGFDKGTGTKRWKCNHCNLRYNGSYSRVRAHLLGFTGVGVKSCPEIDRSLREAFQIMEEERLARKKEKTSGKPAKRLRTSRPSLSSVTKEDVDDIVARFFYADGFNMKVVNSPYFLEMAKAIAAFGPGYEPPTRDELSDSYLSKEKGRIEKSVALVRESWPHTGCTMLCISRLDSSLGCLHIDIYVCSPRGLAFLKAVDIDANDDNVFPGALTDAIIEVGPTNVVQIISHLGPACKSSESLILSKFPHIFWSPCASHSVCMLMEEIAELEWVKSVVVCAKETEQCIMLYQRSSSGILIQNLEGSSDLLSTKFIPSYGIVQRIFQLKQTLQEIVAGEDWKQWKLCIPEDIASIEAAITSDDFWSRANLFLQLCEPFLSFLATLNTDRSVMGDLYDCRVQALEAVRSQRIDSLSNLLEELIENRWDVLFSPLHAAGYVLNPKYFGKGQTKDRTVMRGWKATLERYEGEATARRVLREQLSSYWRLEGSLGEEDAVDCRDKMDPVAWWENFGFETPHLQTLAVKVLSQVSSVGMCEEIWQDNDFPCRRTANRLEVERVEDLVFVRNNLRLHSQRNGISRSPSFQRNQIPSSPSGIKTWDVTRLDQIKTIFSIHDTS; from the exons ATGCATTATATCAAGTCCGATAAAGATAGAGAAAGAATAAAGGGTTTGCTAAGAAGTGGCGAGTTGAGGTCAATGAG TGTGTTTGGTGGGTTTGACAAGGGAACTGGTACAAAAAGGTGGAAATGCAATCACTGTAATCTACGATACAACGGATCTTATTCCCGTGTTAGAGCTCACCTCCTTGGGTTCACTGGTGTTGGGGTCAAAAGCTGTCCAGAAATAGACAGGTCTTTGAGAGAAGCATTTCAGATCATGGAGGAAGAGCGCCTTGCacgaaaaaaggaaaagacttCTGGAAAGCCTGCCAAGCGCCTTCGGACTTCACGACCAAGTCTTAGCAGTGTCACCAAAGAagatgttgatgatattgtagCAAGATTTTTCTATGCTGATGGTTTTAATATGAAAGTTGTGAACTCTCCTTACTTTCTTGAAATGGCAAAAGCCATTGCTGCCTTTGGCCCTGGGTATGAACCTCCAACAAGAGATGAACTTTCTGATTCTTatttaagtaaagaaaaaggaaggattGAAAAATCTGTGGCTCTAGTTAGGGAGTCCTGGCCTCACACAGGATGCACAATGCTGTGTATCAGCCGCTTAGATAGCTCATTGGGTTGCCTCCACATTGATATATATGTCTGTAGTCCAAGGGGACTTGCCTTTCTGAAAGCAGTAGATATAGATGCGAATGATGATAATGTGTTCCCTGGTGCCCTTACTGATGCAATTATAGAAGTTGGGCCCACAAATGTTGTTCAGATAATCTCACATTTGGGCCCAGCCTGTAAATCTTCTGAATCCCTTATATTGTCAAAGTTCCCTCACATTTTCTGGTCTCCGTGTGCATCACACTCTGTCTGCATGCTGATGGAAGAAATAGCTGAATTGGAGTGGGTTAAATCTGTTGTCGTGTGTGCTAAGGAAACCGAGCAATGCATCATGTTATATCAACGCTCTTCTTCAGGTATTTTGATTCAAAACTTGGAAGGGAGTTCTGACCTGCTTTCTACCAAGTTTATACCATCCTATGGCATTGTCCAGAGGATTTTTCAGCTAAAGCAAACGCTTCAAGAAATAGTTGCTGGCGAAGACTGGAAGCAATGGAAGCTTTGCATTCCAGAGGACATTGCAAGTATTGAAGCTGCCATTACTAGTGATGATTTTTGGAGCAGGGCTAATTTATTCTTGCAGTTATGCGAGCCTTTTTTAAGTTTCCTTGCTACACTTAATACTGATCGATCTGTGATGGGTGATCTTTATGATTGCCGGGTTCAGGCTCTTGAAGCAGTGAGAAGCCAGAGAATTGATAGTCTCTCGAATCTGTTGGAGGAATTGATAGAGAACCGATGGGATGTGTTATTTTCTCCTCTTCATGCTGCTGGTTACGTACTTAATCCTAAATATTTTGGTAAAGGTCAAACAAAGGATAGAACTGTAATGCGTGGTTGGAAAGCCACTCTAGAAAGATATGAGGGTGAAGCTACTGCAAGACGAGTTCTCAGAGAGCAGCTTAGCTCTTACTGGCGACTAGAAGGATCCTTAGGAGAAGAAGATGCTGTGGATTGTAGGGATAAGATGGATCCGGTTGCTTGGTGGGAGAACTTTGGTTTCGAAACTCCCCACTTACAGACACTAGCAGTGAAAGTTCTGAGTCAGGTTTCAAGTGTTGGAATGTGTGAAGAGATATGGCAAGATAACGATTTCCCATGTCGAAGAACAGCCAACAGGTTGGAAGTGGAAAGAGTGGAGGATCTTGTTTTTGTTCGAAACAACCTTAGACTACATAGCCAAAGGAATGGGATTTCAAGATCCCCATCTTTTCAAAGGAATCAAATTCCAAGCAGCCCATCTGGAATTAAAACGTGGGATGTTACTCGTCTTGATCAAATAAAGACGATATTTAGCATTCATGACACGTCCTGA
- the LOC121241232 gene encoding uncharacterized protein LOC121241232 isoform X2, with product MPSESDKWGWKHVSVFGGFDKGTGTKRWKCNHCNLRYNGSYSRVRAHLLGFTGVGVKSCPEIDRSLREAFQIMEEERLARKKEKTSGKPAKRLRTSRPSLSSVTKEDVDDIVARFFYADGFNMKVVNSPYFLEMAKAIAAFGPGYEPPTRDELSDSYLSKEKGRIEKSVALVRESWPHTGCTMLCISRLDSSLGCLHIDIYVCSPRGLAFLKAVDIDANDDNVFPGALTDAIIEVGPTNVVQIISHLGPACKSSESLILSKFPHIFWSPCASHSVCMLMEEIAELEWVKSVVVCAKETEQCIMLYQRSSSGILIQNLEGSSDLLSTKFIPSYGIVQRIFQLKQTLQEIVAGEDWKQWKLCIPEDIASIEAAITSDDFWSRANLFLQLCEPFLSFLATLNTDRSVMGDLYDCRVQALEAVRSQRIDSLSNLLEELIENRWDVLFSPLHAAGYVLNPKYFGKGQTKDRTVMRGWKATLERYEGEATARRVLREQLSSYWRLEGSLGEEDAVDCRDKMDPVAWWENFGFETPHLQTLAVKVLSQVSSVGMCEEIWQDNDFPCRRTANRLEVERVEDLVFVRNNLRLHSQRNGISRSPSFQRNQIPSSPSGIKTWDVTRLDQIKTIFSIHDTS from the coding sequence ATGCCATCCGAATCTGATAAGTGGGGATGGAAACATGTCAGTGTGTTTGGTGGGTTTGACAAGGGAACTGGTACAAAAAGGTGGAAATGCAATCACTGTAATCTACGATACAACGGATCTTATTCCCGTGTTAGAGCTCACCTCCTTGGGTTCACTGGTGTTGGGGTCAAAAGCTGTCCAGAAATAGACAGGTCTTTGAGAGAAGCATTTCAGATCATGGAGGAAGAGCGCCTTGCacgaaaaaaggaaaagacttCTGGAAAGCCTGCCAAGCGCCTTCGGACTTCACGACCAAGTCTTAGCAGTGTCACCAAAGAagatgttgatgatattgtagCAAGATTTTTCTATGCTGATGGTTTTAATATGAAAGTTGTGAACTCTCCTTACTTTCTTGAAATGGCAAAAGCCATTGCTGCCTTTGGCCCTGGGTATGAACCTCCAACAAGAGATGAACTTTCTGATTCTTatttaagtaaagaaaaaggaaggattGAAAAATCTGTGGCTCTAGTTAGGGAGTCCTGGCCTCACACAGGATGCACAATGCTGTGTATCAGCCGCTTAGATAGCTCATTGGGTTGCCTCCACATTGATATATATGTCTGTAGTCCAAGGGGACTTGCCTTTCTGAAAGCAGTAGATATAGATGCGAATGATGATAATGTGTTCCCTGGTGCCCTTACTGATGCAATTATAGAAGTTGGGCCCACAAATGTTGTTCAGATAATCTCACATTTGGGCCCAGCCTGTAAATCTTCTGAATCCCTTATATTGTCAAAGTTCCCTCACATTTTCTGGTCTCCGTGTGCATCACACTCTGTCTGCATGCTGATGGAAGAAATAGCTGAATTGGAGTGGGTTAAATCTGTTGTCGTGTGTGCTAAGGAAACCGAGCAATGCATCATGTTATATCAACGCTCTTCTTCAGGTATTTTGATTCAAAACTTGGAAGGGAGTTCTGACCTGCTTTCTACCAAGTTTATACCATCCTATGGCATTGTCCAGAGGATTTTTCAGCTAAAGCAAACGCTTCAAGAAATAGTTGCTGGCGAAGACTGGAAGCAATGGAAGCTTTGCATTCCAGAGGACATTGCAAGTATTGAAGCTGCCATTACTAGTGATGATTTTTGGAGCAGGGCTAATTTATTCTTGCAGTTATGCGAGCCTTTTTTAAGTTTCCTTGCTACACTTAATACTGATCGATCTGTGATGGGTGATCTTTATGATTGCCGGGTTCAGGCTCTTGAAGCAGTGAGAAGCCAGAGAATTGATAGTCTCTCGAATCTGTTGGAGGAATTGATAGAGAACCGATGGGATGTGTTATTTTCTCCTCTTCATGCTGCTGGTTACGTACTTAATCCTAAATATTTTGGTAAAGGTCAAACAAAGGATAGAACTGTAATGCGTGGTTGGAAAGCCACTCTAGAAAGATATGAGGGTGAAGCTACTGCAAGACGAGTTCTCAGAGAGCAGCTTAGCTCTTACTGGCGACTAGAAGGATCCTTAGGAGAAGAAGATGCTGTGGATTGTAGGGATAAGATGGATCCGGTTGCTTGGTGGGAGAACTTTGGTTTCGAAACTCCCCACTTACAGACACTAGCAGTGAAAGTTCTGAGTCAGGTTTCAAGTGTTGGAATGTGTGAAGAGATATGGCAAGATAACGATTTCCCATGTCGAAGAACAGCCAACAGGTTGGAAGTGGAAAGAGTGGAGGATCTTGTTTTTGTTCGAAACAACCTTAGACTACATAGCCAAAGGAATGGGATTTCAAGATCCCCATCTTTTCAAAGGAATCAAATTCCAAGCAGCCCATCTGGAATTAAAACGTGGGATGTTACTCGTCTTGATCAAATAAAGACGATATTTAGCATTCATGACACGTCCTGA
- the LOC121241232 gene encoding uncharacterized protein LOC121241232 isoform X3 has translation MEEERLARKKEKTSGKPAKRLRTSRPSLSSVTKEDVDDIVARFFYADGFNMKVVNSPYFLEMAKAIAAFGPGYEPPTRDELSDSYLSKEKGRIEKSVALVRESWPHTGCTMLCISRLDSSLGCLHIDIYVCSPRGLAFLKAVDIDANDDNVFPGALTDAIIEVGPTNVVQIISHLGPACKSSESLILSKFPHIFWSPCASHSVCMLMEEIAELEWVKSVVVCAKETEQCIMLYQRSSSGILIQNLEGSSDLLSTKFIPSYGIVQRIFQLKQTLQEIVAGEDWKQWKLCIPEDIASIEAAITSDDFWSRANLFLQLCEPFLSFLATLNTDRSVMGDLYDCRVQALEAVRSQRIDSLSNLLEELIENRWDVLFSPLHAAGYVLNPKYFGKGQTKDRTVMRGWKATLERYEGEATARRVLREQLSSYWRLEGSLGEEDAVDCRDKMDPVAWWENFGFETPHLQTLAVKVLSQVSSVGMCEEIWQDNDFPCRRTANRLEVERVEDLVFVRNNLRLHSQRNGISRSPSFQRNQIPSSPSGIKTWDVTRLDQIKTIFSIHDTS, from the coding sequence ATGGAGGAAGAGCGCCTTGCacgaaaaaaggaaaagacttCTGGAAAGCCTGCCAAGCGCCTTCGGACTTCACGACCAAGTCTTAGCAGTGTCACCAAAGAagatgttgatgatattgtagCAAGATTTTTCTATGCTGATGGTTTTAATATGAAAGTTGTGAACTCTCCTTACTTTCTTGAAATGGCAAAAGCCATTGCTGCCTTTGGCCCTGGGTATGAACCTCCAACAAGAGATGAACTTTCTGATTCTTatttaagtaaagaaaaaggaaggattGAAAAATCTGTGGCTCTAGTTAGGGAGTCCTGGCCTCACACAGGATGCACAATGCTGTGTATCAGCCGCTTAGATAGCTCATTGGGTTGCCTCCACATTGATATATATGTCTGTAGTCCAAGGGGACTTGCCTTTCTGAAAGCAGTAGATATAGATGCGAATGATGATAATGTGTTCCCTGGTGCCCTTACTGATGCAATTATAGAAGTTGGGCCCACAAATGTTGTTCAGATAATCTCACATTTGGGCCCAGCCTGTAAATCTTCTGAATCCCTTATATTGTCAAAGTTCCCTCACATTTTCTGGTCTCCGTGTGCATCACACTCTGTCTGCATGCTGATGGAAGAAATAGCTGAATTGGAGTGGGTTAAATCTGTTGTCGTGTGTGCTAAGGAAACCGAGCAATGCATCATGTTATATCAACGCTCTTCTTCAGGTATTTTGATTCAAAACTTGGAAGGGAGTTCTGACCTGCTTTCTACCAAGTTTATACCATCCTATGGCATTGTCCAGAGGATTTTTCAGCTAAAGCAAACGCTTCAAGAAATAGTTGCTGGCGAAGACTGGAAGCAATGGAAGCTTTGCATTCCAGAGGACATTGCAAGTATTGAAGCTGCCATTACTAGTGATGATTTTTGGAGCAGGGCTAATTTATTCTTGCAGTTATGCGAGCCTTTTTTAAGTTTCCTTGCTACACTTAATACTGATCGATCTGTGATGGGTGATCTTTATGATTGCCGGGTTCAGGCTCTTGAAGCAGTGAGAAGCCAGAGAATTGATAGTCTCTCGAATCTGTTGGAGGAATTGATAGAGAACCGATGGGATGTGTTATTTTCTCCTCTTCATGCTGCTGGTTACGTACTTAATCCTAAATATTTTGGTAAAGGTCAAACAAAGGATAGAACTGTAATGCGTGGTTGGAAAGCCACTCTAGAAAGATATGAGGGTGAAGCTACTGCAAGACGAGTTCTCAGAGAGCAGCTTAGCTCTTACTGGCGACTAGAAGGATCCTTAGGAGAAGAAGATGCTGTGGATTGTAGGGATAAGATGGATCCGGTTGCTTGGTGGGAGAACTTTGGTTTCGAAACTCCCCACTTACAGACACTAGCAGTGAAAGTTCTGAGTCAGGTTTCAAGTGTTGGAATGTGTGAAGAGATATGGCAAGATAACGATTTCCCATGTCGAAGAACAGCCAACAGGTTGGAAGTGGAAAGAGTGGAGGATCTTGTTTTTGTTCGAAACAACCTTAGACTACATAGCCAAAGGAATGGGATTTCAAGATCCCCATCTTTTCAAAGGAATCAAATTCCAAGCAGCCCATCTGGAATTAAAACGTGGGATGTTACTCGTCTTGATCAAATAAAGACGATATTTAGCATTCATGACACGTCCTGA